From Cotesia glomerata isolate CgM1 linkage group LG3, MPM_Cglom_v2.3, whole genome shotgun sequence:
aaactaaaattagccatttttttaagtttttacaataatctttatataattttctctTAATCAACTACTTCagtattattttctaaatgaaCAGATCAAGTTCAAATAGGTTAGTATCAAAACATCTTTACATAGTTTAGTAGCGACCTCATTGGAACTAAATACTTTGGGCCAATCAACAAGTTATTTTGGATGGAATATATGTATTGTAAAGACTGTAAAAGAACCTACTTCGGCTAATTTCGGTTTTAGTTCTAATTATCAAGAGTAACATCGATCTTTTTCTTACACTTCAAAAAGTGAGGCGTTCTTTGTCACACTAGATGgcaaacaaaaatttctttgaaatttatttaatgattttatagaaATCGTTCAACActctcaaattaattaaaatttttttgaataaaccTATTAATGTGTTTTGTATATTTAGATTAGAATTTGTAttctttataatactaaattattcaacatttttttttctttgtattttattgaatagataaattaaattgccATAAAAAGTTATAGATGTAAATGTTttataaatcttaaatttttataaaattactaagTTAATctctattgaaaatttttaaattagtcaaaataaataaataattaaaataattgttttctaattatctaatgtcaattttagataaaattttgattttaaaatgtcTATCTcgatagaataaaaataaaaaaaaaaaaaaaaatacatattgaTTTCCTACATAAaagaatatttgaaaattaatgatcaaggaaacataaattatttaaaatctgattaatttttttttatcaatgaaaCAGTTTATTGATATTACAAAAATCTTTTAAACTGATTCTTGAACTGGTGGTTCGTAGCCTTCGGGTCTGTCGACCTTTGATCCAACTTCGCCAGGTTCGCTGGTCTTGCTGCCTCCATCACCGTGTAACTCAAGTAATTTGCTGAGCTCAAATCTTGGCTTCTTCAAAACCTTGACTTTACGGATATAAACGTCATGGAGTGGGTAGATTCCCTGGCATGCTTTTTCAATATCCTTAGCAATGGCATCGGGAAGCAATTTGCTAACAACACCCTTCAGATCACTTTTGGTAATGTCATCTGTGATTGTTGATACCATTTTACGTCTGATGTTCCTGACCTAGAAGAAATTATaacattaattgttaaattgaataatgaaTAATCCTCAAGATGACAATGAAagagagtaaaaataaattttgattctaaaaacggaaaaaaaattcataataataataataagaatttaataatgaatgtCGCTACACAATATTAACGCCTTATACAATTAACTATTAAAGGCGGGGTAAGAGTGTTCATTTATCTacgcaattaaaaattatccactGAAATTAAATTCATGTCAATGGAGTCTCAACTgcgaattaattaaaattttaattgtttttttaccTGAGCATGTTGAGCGTAGCAAGTTTTTCTCTGGCTGAGTTGATCTTTGTTGGTGAAACCAATGCAGAATACTCTTAAGAGGTAACCGTCAGTTGTTTTTACGTCGACGTTGGCTTCAATCAATGTTTGCCATTTCTTTACCATGGATCGGAGTTTGTCAGTTGTCAAGTCCATGCCGTGGAAGTTTGTGAGAACACTTCTTCCTTGAACATCTTCGGCAATTAATCTGAATTTACGGAAAGACCGTTCCG
This genomic window contains:
- the LOC123261114 gene encoding 40S ribosomal protein S3a, translated to MAVGKNKGLSKGGKKGVKKKIVDPFTRKDWYDVKAPSMFTTRQVGKTLVNRTQGTKIASEGLKSRVFEVSLADLQNDQDAERSFRKFRLIAEDVQGRSVLTNFHGMDLTTDKLRSMVKKWQTLIEANVDVKTTDGYLLRVFCIGFTNKDQLSQRKTCYAQHAQVRNIRRKMVSTITDDITKSDLKGVVSKLLPDAIAKDIEKACQGIYPLHDVYIRKVKVLKKPRFELSKLLELHGDGGSKTSEPGEVGSKVDRPEGYEPPVQESV